In Thamnophis elegans isolate rThaEle1 chromosome 13, rThaEle1.pri, whole genome shotgun sequence, one DNA window encodes the following:
- the CRKL gene encoding crk-like protein isoform X1, whose protein sequence is MMSSPPPPPPSSGRRFDASDRAAWYAGPLSRAEAQGRLQGQRHGTFLVRDSSTCPGDYVLSVSENARVSHYIINSLPGRRFKIGDQEFEHLPALLDFYKVHYLDTTTLLEPAPRYPLMGSGPGSGASAAEENVEYVRTLYDFPGNDAEDLPFKKGEILVIVEKPEDQWWSARNKDGRIGMIPVPYVEKLVRSSPHGKHGGRNSNSYGIPEPAHAYAQPQTSSPLPSATHTPGAVINPLPSTQNGPVYAKAIQKRVPCAYDKTALALEVLGRCLQPAAPRPHVALWTLCCGSLSSDPTTGWPLPSPPSHSLPEKVRAMAGDREVAGADSLAPHSRWSFFQLLLVREVTQSLGETRNLVSTPEILAQPGCDRCWLC, encoded by the exons ATGATGTCGTCGCCGCCCCCACCACCGCCCTCGTCGGGGCGCCGCTTCGACGCGTCGGACCGGGCGGCGTGGTACGCGGGCCCGCTATCGCGGGCGGAGGCGCAGGGCCGGCTGCAGGGCCAGCGGCACGGGACCTTCCTGGTGCGCGACTCGTCCACCTGCCCCGGCGACTACGTGCTGTCGGTGTCGGAGAACGCGCGCGTCTCGCACTACATCATCAACTCGCTGCCCGGGCGGCGCTTCAAGATCGGCGACCAGGAGTTCGAGCACCTGCCGGCCCTGCTGGACTTCTACAAGGTCCACTACCTGGACACCACCACCCTGCTGGAGCCCGCGCCCAG GTATCCACTGATGGGTTCTGGTCCTGGCTCTGGTGCATCAGCTGCAGAGGAAAATGTGGAATATGTTCGGACTCTTTATGACTTTCCTGGTAATGATGCGGAGGATCTACCATTTAAAAAGGGGGAGATACTCGTCATTGTAGAAAAACCCGAAGACCAGTGGTGGAGTGCCAGAAACAAAGACGGGAGGATTGGGATGATCCCCGTTCCTTATGTTGAGAAGCTTGTGAGATCCTCACCTCATGGGAAGCATGGAGGCAGGAATTCCAATAGCTATGGGATTCCCGAGCCCGCTCATGCCTATGCTCAGCCTCAGACCTCGAGCCCTCTTCCCAGCGCCACTCATACTCCTGGGGCTGTCATCAACCCCTTGCCTTCGACCCAGAATGGACCAGTCTATGCCAAAGCCATTCAAAAGAGGGTTCCCTGTGCTTATGACAAGACTGCCTTGGCATTAGAG GTCCTAGGCCGCTGTCTGCAACCTGCAGCTCCGAGGCCGCATGTGGCCCTTTGgaccctctgctgtggctccctgtcaagtgatcccaccactggctggcccctcccctcccctcccagtcactccttgcctgagaaggtaagggcaaTGGCAGGGGATAGAGAAGTGGCTGGGGCTGATTCTCTGGCGCCTCACTCTCGCTGGAGCTTCTTCCAGCTCTTGTTGGTGCGGGAGGTGACTCAGTCGCTTGGGGAGACGCGAAACCTGGTCTCCACCCCCGAGATACTGGCTCAACCTGGCTGCGACCGATGCTGGCTTTGCTAA